The genomic interval GTTTTCTATTTGGAAACTCTTAAGGAATAAAACCGTGTTTTCTATGTCATTATGTAAGATTCGATCTTCTTTTACTAAAGGCACAACTTCTCTATAGCTGTTAACAAACATTTCGATAAAATTACTTGATTTTAGTGGCTCTCTATACGCAATTGCTTGTGAAGCATTCAACAATTCAATTGCTAAAATACGTTCTAAATTGTCTAAAATTCGTAAGGCTTTTGTTGCTCCGTTTGCTCCCATACTCACATGATCTTCCTGACCGTTGCTAGAAACGATACTATCTATACTTGATGGTGTTGCCAATTGCTTGTTCTGGCTCGCAATACTTGCTGCGGTGTATTGCGGAATCATAAATCCTGAATTTAATCCTGGATTATCTACCAAAAATGCAGGAAGATTACGCAAACCTGAAATTAATTGATACGTTCTTCTTTCAGAAATACTTCCTAATTCTGCTAAAGCAATCGCCATAAAGTCTAAAGCCAAAGCTAAAGGCTGTCCGTGGAAATTTCCACCAGAAATAATCTGATCTGCCTCTATAAATATATTAGGATTATCAGTTACCGAATTAATTTCGGTTTTGAATACTTTTCTAACGTAATCAATTGCATCTTTTGAAGCTCCGTGAACTTGAGGCATACAACGGAAAGAATACGGATCTTGAACGTGTTTCTTTTCTTGAGCAATAATTTCACTTCCGTCTAAGAATTCAGTAATTCTTTGCGCCGTTACGATTTGTCCTTTGTGTGGACGAATATAATGTATCAATTCATTAAATGGCTCAATTCTTCCATCAAAACCTTCTAAAGAAATTGTTCCAATTAAATCTGCCAAATAAGAATATTTATAAGCTTTAATTAAAATATGAGCTCCATAAGCACTCATAAACTGAGTTCCGTTTAATAAAGCCAAACCTTCTTTTGACTGTAAAACGATTGGTTCCCAGTTAAAATGTTTTAGAACCTCAGCAGAAGCTACTTTTTTTCCTTCAAAAAGAACAATTCCTTCTCCAATTAATGGTAAAGATAAATGTGCTAAAGGAGCTAAATCTCCAGAAGCTCCAAGCGAACCTTGGGTATATATTATTGGAAGAATATCATTATTATAAAAATCAACTAATCGCTGCAATGTAATTAACTGAACGCCAGAGTGCCCATAACTTAAAGATTGAATTTTAAGCAACAACATCATTTTTACGATTTCAGCAGGAACTTCCTCTCCTGTTCCGCAAGCATGAGATTTTACTAGATTTTCCTGAAGTTTAGATAAGTTTTCATTAGAAATTTTTACACTATATAAAGATCCAAAACCAGTATTAATTCCATAGATTGGCGCTGTGTGTGTTGCCATTTTTTTATCTAAATAATCACGGCATTTCTGAACGTTCACTTTAGCTTCTTCAGATAATTCAAGCATTTTATTATTGCCTAAAATCTCTTGTAATGTTTCTAAAGTTATAGTTTCAGTACTTATATAATGGATCTCTCTCATGACGTTTTTCAATTTAAGACGTCAAAATTCAACAAATCAATATTAAAAAGCAACATTTTATCACAATAATTAAAATTTCACTAAATGGAATTCCGCGCTTTTAATTTATTCTTAATACAGAACATCTCGGTTTTTTAGTCTTTTTTAGCAGTTTTTCATTAAAATCCAACTCTTTACAAAGAAAGAATCCACAAAAAATACCTCTTTAAATATATCAAAACCTCAAATTAGCATATCGAATTTTAACAAATACTCAATATTGAATTATCGGAATTTGAATTATTAAAATATTCGCAAAAAGGCAATAAGGGTTTTTAATCCTACTTAAAAACTGTACTTTTGAAAAATCAAAAATGAAAAGTAACAGCACAAAATATCAATCTACAATGACAACTCCAACTCGAGTTGCAATTGCTGCTACCATTATTTCTACTACAACAACTACTACCCCTTAGGGGTATACAATTTTACATATAATCCTAGGTTACCTATACTTTTTTCATGAAAGAAGAGAGTTATTGGATACATAAAAAACATTTAAAAAGAAAAAAAGTTGCTGTTTTCAGTTTCAGTTCACAGTTGATAATCTTTGAACATCTGTTACTCAAAAATTTTGCAACTCATTAAAAATATCACAAAAAATGAAAGTATTAAAATTTGGCGGAACTTCGGTAGCCAATGCTCAAAATATAAAACTCGTTCTTGAAATTGTTAAACAAAAAGCACAACAAGATCAATTAGTTGTTGTTGTTTCCGCTTTAAGTAAGGTAACAGATTTATTGCAATCTGCAGCGGCAAAAGCGGCAGCAAACGACGAAAGCTTTAGAGATGTTGTTGCTGAAATCGAGAAAAAACACCTTGACACGCTGAAAGAATTAATTCCTGTTAGTGAGCAAAGCAGTTTGTTGAGTCACGTAAAAAGAATCATCAATCATTTAGAAACTTTATTAGATGGTTGTTTCTTATTGGGTGAATTATCGCCAAGAACTGCCGACACTATTTTGAGTTTTGGAGAATTACTTTCTTCTTTTATTATTGCGAAAGCTTACCAGCAAATTAATAGCGACGCTGTTTACAAAGATAGCCGTGAATTAATTAAAACAGATAATAACTTCGGAAAAGCAACTGTAAATTTCGAAGTTTCAAATCAATTAATAAAAGAGTATTTTGCTGAGAATAAATCTAAAATCAATATTCTTCCTGGATTTATTGCGCAGACTTTAGACGGAATCACTTCGACTTTAGGGCGTGGAGGTTCTGATTATACTGCCGCGATTATCGCAGGCGCACTTGATGCTGAACAATTGGAAATCTGGACAGACGTAAACGGAATGTTTACTGCTAATCCTAAAATTGTAAAACAAGCACAACCAATTGCGAATATTTCTTATCAAGAAGCGATGGAATTATCGCATTTTGGTGCTAAAGTTTTATATCCTCCAACAATTCAGCCAGTTTTAAGAAAAAACATTCCGATTTTAATTAAAAATACTTTTGAGCCAGAAGCTGTAGGAACTTTAATTTCAAATCAAATTTCATCCAATGATACTGTTGTAAAAGGAATCAGCCATATTGATCATATTTCTTTATTAACACTTGAAGGCCCAGGAATGATTGGAGTTGCAGGTTCTTCTAGACGTTTGTTCGAAGTATTGTCTCAGGAAAAAATCAACGTTATTTTTATTACTCAGGCGTCTTCTGAACATTCTATTTGTATCGGAATTTTAAATTCTGATGCTGAAAATGCTGAAAATGCAATTAACAAAGCTTTTGAGATTGAAATTTCGCAAAACAAAATCGATCCTTGTTATGTAGAAAAAGACCTTTGCATTATTGCTTTGGTGGGTGAAAACATGAAAAATCACCAAGGTCTAAGCGGAAGAATGTTCAGTACTTTAGGAAAAAACAACGTAAACATTCGTGCGATTGCGCAAGGTGCTTCTGAAAGAAATATTTCGACAGTAATTAACGAAAGAGACGTTAAAAAAGCGTTGAATACTTTACACGAAAATTTCTTCGAAGAAAACACAAAACAGCTCAATTTATTTGTAATGGGAGTTGGAAATGTGGGAGAAAAATTCATCGAGCAAATTCATAGCCAAAAGAAATTCTTAAAAGATAATTTAAAAATAAATGTTCGCGTAATTGCTTTATCAAACTCAAGAAAAATGATTTTTGATGAAGACGGAATTTCTCTAAAAAATTGGGATTCCGCTTTAAGCGAAGGCGAACCAGCAAGTATCGAAGAATTCATCAAAAAAGCAAAAGAACTGAATTTACGTAACAGCATTTTTGTTGACATTACAGCAAATGCAACAGTTTCTGAAGCTTACGAGAAATTCTTAAAAGAAAGTATTGCCGTTGTAACTTGCAACAAAATTGCTTGTTCTTCTGCTTACGACAATTATAAAAAACTAAAAAGTTTATCTCGCCAATACAACGCTCCGTTTTTATTTGAAACGAATGTTGGCGCGGGATTGCCAATTATTGATACAGTAAAAAATCTGATTGCATCTGGAGATAAAGTGCATAAAATTCAAGCGGTTTTATCGGGAAGTTTGAACTTTATTTTCAACAATTTTGACGAAAACAATTCTTTTCACGATGTGGTAAAAGAAGCTGGAGTTCAAGGATTCACAGAACCAGATCCAAAAATTGACTTAAGCGGAATTGACGTAGCTCGTAAAATCTTAATCTTAATTCGCGAAAGCGGTTACGAAATGGATATTGACGCCATTGCAAACGAATCGTTCCTGCCAGCAGAATGTTTAGTAACAACAAACAACGAAGATTTCTTCGCATCGTTAATCAAACACGCTTCTCATTTTGAAGGTATTTATAAAGAAGCTTTAGTCAAAGATTCAAGGTTGAAATACGTTGCTCAATTCGAAAACGGAAAAGCAAGCGTAGGTCTGCAATTCATCCCGAAAGATCATCCTTTTTACAATTTAGAAGGAAAAGACAATATCGTGCTTTTCTACACAGATCGTTACGTAGATCAGCCTTTATTAATAAAAGGAGCCGGAGCTGGTGCAGCAGTAACAGCATCAGGAATTTTTGCTGACGTTATTAGAATAGGAAATATCTAAAGAGGAACAAAGGCTCAAAGGTGCAAAGGGACAAAGTTAAAAACCTTTGAACCTATGAACCTTTGCCACTATGAACCTTTAAAACAATAAGTAGTAAAGCCTCTGAACCTTTGAGCCTTTGCCACTCTGAACCTTTAAAAAGAAATGGAAATTAAACTATTTTGCCCAGCAACTATCGCCAATCTCTCATGCGGATTTGACGTACTTGGACTTTGCTTAGACAATGCGGGCGATGAAATGATTGTTCGAAAAGTCGATCAAAAAGGAGTTCGAATCACTAAAATTGTCGGTGCCGATTTGCCTTTAGAAACCGAGAAAAACGTTTCTGGAGTGGCGGCTTTGGCCATGCTTGAAACTTTAGGCGAACTGGATTTTGGATTTGAAATCGAAATTTATAAAAACATAAAAGCTGGAAGCGGAATCGGAAGCAGTGCTGCAAGTTCTGCCGGAGCGGTTTTCGGAATTAATGAATTATTGGGAAAACCGTATTCTCGTAAAGATTTGGTTCAGTTTGCGATGCAAGGCGAAAAATTAGCCAGCGGAAACGCGCACGCCGACAACGTTGCTCCTGCCCTTTTAGGCGCTTTTACTTTGGTAAGAAGTTATTCGCCTTTAGATATTATTAGAATTGATAGCCCAGAGGAATTGTACGCAACAGTTGTTCACCCGCAAATTGAGTTAAAAACGTCTGATGCACGTTCGGTTTTAAAGCAAAACGTTTCCCTAAAAAGTGCTATTACGCAATGGGGTAACGTAGGCGGATTGGTTGCTGGTCTTTACACTAAAGATTACGATTTAATAGGAAGATCACTTCACGACGAAATTGTTGAACCTGTACGAAGCGTTTTAATTCCAGGTTTTGATCAAATCAAACAAACGGCTTACGAAAACGGCGCTTTAGGTTCTGGAATTTCAGGTTCTGGCCCATCGATTTTCGCTTTAAGCAAAGGAAAAGAAACCGCCGAAAAAATCGCAAAAGCCATGAGCGACGTTTACGAAAAAATGAATTTACCGTATGAAATTCACGTTTCGAAGATTAATCCAGACGGCGTCCGCATTTTGTAGAAAAGTATTAAGTACGAAGAATTAAGTATTAAGACAAAGCTTGTCAGGCTGAGCGGAGTCGAAGCTCCCGCAAAGCATACACACAATACATAACCGTGCAGTTTGTCATTTCGACGAAGGAGAAATCTCCACAAGAAGCTCGACAAAGATTGGATTAACGTTGCGGAGTTACTTGCGAAGATTTCTCGTTCCTCGAAATGACAAGAGAGCCGAATAATAATTATTGAAATTTTAAATAAAAAGCTATACGCAACATTAGGAAAGAGCCTAAAGCCTAAAGCTTACTGCCTAAAGCAATAAAAAAATGAAATACTACAGTTTAAACCATAATGCCCCAAAAGTTTCTTTTCAAGAAGCTGTTATACAAGGATTAGCAACTGACAAAGGATTATATTTCCCAGAAAGCATAACACCGCTTGATCCTTCTTTTTTTGATAAAATCGAAAGTTTAAGCCATGAAGAAATTGCTTTTGAAGCGATTAAACAATTTGTTGGTGACGAAATCCCAGCAGAAAAACTAAAAGAAATTATTGCCGAAACTTTAGTTTTTGATTTTCCGGTGGTGAAAGTCGAAAACGGAATCTATTCGTTAGAATTATTTCACGGGCCTACAATGGCGTTTAAAGACGTTGGAGCGCGTTTTATGTCACGTTGTTTGGGTTATTTCAATAAAGACAAAAAAGATGCTAAAAACACTGTTTTAGTTGCCACTTCTGGAGATACAGGCGGAGCCGTTGCGAGCGGATTTTTAGGTGTTGACGGCGTTGATGTTGTCATTTTATATCCATCAGGAAAAGTAAGCGATATTCAGGAAAAACAATTGACGACTTTAGGGCAAAACATTAAAGCGCTTGAAGTGGACGGCGTTTTTGATGATTGCCAGGATATGGTAAAAAAAGCGTTTTTAGATGAAACTTTAGCACATAAAAACCTGACTTCTGCAAACTCAATTAATATTGCGCGCTGGTTACCGCAAATGTTTTATTTCTTCTTTGCTTACAAAGCCTTGAAAAGCCAAAACAAACCTTTAGTTTTCTCTTGCCCAAGCGGAAACTTCGGGAATATCTGCGCGGGAATTATGGCAAAGAAATTAGGTTTGCCAATTGAGCATTTTGTAGCCTCTACAAACGTAAACGACACGGTACCAAGATTCTTAGAAAACGGAAAATACGATCCAAAACCTTCTAAAGCAACAATCTCTAACGCAATGGACGTTGGAAACCCAAGTAACTTTATTAGAATTCAGGAATTATACAATAATGACTTAAAAGCTTTCGAAAAAGATTTCTCTTCTTATAGTTATACTGATGAAGAAACGCTTGAAGCTCTAAAGAAAATCTACAAAACAGACGGTTATATCGCAGAACCACACGGCGCTGTTGGATATTTAGGTTTGAAAAAAGAATTGGAAAAACATCCTAACGCAATTGGTATTTTCTTAGAAACGGCGCATCCTATTAAGTTTTTAGATGTTGTTGAACCTGCTTTAGGAATTTCACTTCCTATTCCTGCTCAAATTGAGAGTGTTATTAATGAGGAGAAAGTTAGTGTTAAGATTGCGAGTTATGAGGAGTTGAAGAGTTTCTTAGGGTAACATTTTATAAAACATCATATACAAAACGACTGGGATTTATTTCAGTCGTTTTTTTATTGCATTACACTAAATTATCTTGAGTTAGCAAATAAAAATTTCAAGTACGGAAATCCGTAAAAATTGGCAATAAAAAATACATATATTTGAAAAGTAAGAAAACGAAATAAATTTTCACTTATCTACCCGAATTTAAGTGTGCATGCGAAGGTTTGTTTCTCATACACATGAGTTGTGCGTTATTTAAGAGTATTACATCTTCAAATTTGACAATCAGCTGACTACAAAGTAATTATTTAAATGCAAAAAACTGGTAAATTATGACCATACAGAAAATGGAAAAAATAAAACTAAGTTTAGATATAGGAATTACTTTTTTTGGGGTATTAGCAGCATTATTTGCAGTATTAAGTCTTATTTACGGCTCAAAAATTGACGCTGTAAAAAAAATTGAAGAAGAACGTTTGAAAAGTAAGATTGCTGAATCGAATGCTTCCGCTCAAAAAGCTAAAGAAGAAGCTGCCAATGCATTAGTTAGTGCAGCTAATACAAATGAAAGAGCAAAAAAACTTGAATTAAAAGTAGAAGAACAAAAGGAAAAAACAGCTAACGCAGAGAAGGAATTAATAATTTTAAAGGATAAAATAAAACCTAGAAGTATACCTACGCAGAATGTAAATAAATTAATAGCTGAATTAAAAAAACTCTCCAATAAAGAAATTCATATTTCAAGTTCTCTTGGGGATGGTGAAGGTGCAACTTATGCAACCCAATTCAAAAATCTATTTGAGTTTGCAGGATGGAAAGTCAATTCTGGTATCGGATTTTCCACTTACACAGGGGTTGGGGTCTATTTATTAACCAAAAATAAAAATGACACCGAAGCTATAAAAATAAAGAAAATATTTAATGCATCCGATATACACTTCCAAGAACAGATAATGGAAGAAGGAACTAAATTACAAATTTTTATTGGCTCAAAAAATAGTCAAGATTTAGACTCTAATTAAAACAGTAGTAATAAACAACGCACAACTTGCTATACGAAATATTACAATCGTTATGCGAAGTCTCCCAACTTCATACACGTTCCGATTAATCTCTGGCTAGCTAGAGCGTTCCGCCCCGCTCTACGAAGTGTTCTTAATTATTTGCAAGGATCGCTGTGCGAAGTCTCCCGACTTCGTACCCGTTCCAATTATCCACAAAGTAAAGTAACAATAGGAACGGAATAGTTGCGGGTACGAAGTCGGGAGACTTCGCACAGCATCTACTAATCTATTATTTCTTCGTTCCCAACAAATATAAAATCTACGCAGGTCCTGATTTCCTCGCTCTACGAAGTGTTCTTAATTATTTGCAAGAATCGCTGTGCGAAGCCTCCTGACTTCGTACCCGTTCCAATTATCCACAAAGCAAAAGTAACAATAGGAACGGAATATAGTTGCGGTTACGAAGTCAGGAGACTTCGCACAGCATCTACACAGCATCTACTTTACTAATCTATTATTTCTTAGTTCCAAAAAATATAAAATCTACGCAGGTCCAGATTTCCTCCGCTAGCGCAAGCGTCCCGCTCGTGAACACAAAGTAATCAAAAGCCAATTGGAACGTTTACGAGCGAGACGCTTGCGCTAGCAAATACCGCTTATTATTTTTTTATATCTTTAAAAAATCTAATAACACACCCAAATTCTATGAAAAAGATATTACTTTCATTTCTTTTAGTTGGATTTTTAACTGCCTACTCTCAGGAATCAAAACCAAAAGTTACTCCTACACCTCCAATTGCAAAAGAAGAAAACTCTCCTTCTAATCTTACTTTTAATCCAGATTATCAAGTCGTAACCAATCATACCACAACAATAAAAGGTCAAAAAGTTTCGTACAAAGCCACAACAGGAACTATGCCTGTTTGGGATGAAGATGGAAAAGCAATTGCGGGATTATTTTATACATACTATGAGCGTTCTGATGTAAAAGATCGCGATTCTCGCCCTTTAGTGATTTCATTTAATGGCGGTCCTGGTTCTGCTTCGGTTTGGATGCAGATTGCTTATACAGGTCCAAGTTTATTAAATATTGATGATGAAGGATATCCTTTGCAACCTTACGGAATAAAAGAAAATCCTTATTCGATTTTAGATGTTGCTGATATCGTTTTTGTAAATCCGGTTAATACAGCTTATTCAAGACCTACAAGCAAAGAAATCCCTAATTCAAAATTCTTTGGCGTAAATGCCGACATTAAATACCTAGCCGATTGGATCAATGGTTTTGTAACTCGATCGAATCGTTGGGCTTCACCAAAATATCTTATTGGCGAAAGTTATGGCACTACTCGAGTTTCGGGATTAGCGCTTCAATTGCAAAACAATCAATGGATGTATCTTAACGGAGTAATTTTAGTATCTCCAACAGATTTAGGAATAAGCCGTGGAGTTGTTTCTGATGCCGCTCTTAAATTGCCTTATTTTGCTGCTACGGCTTGGTATCATAAAATGCTAAGTCCAGACCTTCAAAACAAAGATTTAACGGATATGCTGCCAGAAGTAGAAAATTTCACCATAAACGAGCTTCTTCCTGCATTGAGTAAAGGAGGTTCTTTAGAAGAACAAAAAAGAAAGGAAATTGCCACTAAAATGGCACGCTATTCTGGTATTTCAGAAAAAGTTATTTTGCAAAACAATCTAGACGTTCCTTATGATTATTTCTGGAAAGAATTGTTAAGAGATCAAGGTTTTACGATTGGAAGACTTGATTCAAGATACAAAGGAATTGACCGCAAGGATTCTGGAGAAAGCGTTGATTTTAATGCCGAACTTACTTCTTGGTTGCATTCGTTTACGCCTTCTATCAATCTGTATCTGCGCAATAATTTGAATTATAAAACTGATTTTAAATACAATATGTTTGGTTCTGTACATCCTTGGGACAGATCTAATGATAAAACAGGAGAAAATCTAAGACAGGCGATGGCACAAAATCCTTATTTGCATGTAATGGTGCAATCTGGATATTATGACGGTGCTTGCGATTACTTTAATGCAAAATATGATTTATGGCAAATGGATCCAAGCGGAAGACTAAACAATAGAATGTCATGGAAAGGTTACAGAAGTGGTCATATGATGTATTTAAGAAAAGCCGATTTAGAAACTGCAAATGAAGACATCAGAACATTTATAAAGCAATCGTTGCCTAAACCGAGCGAACCTGCAAAATATTAAGTATAATTTCTTTGTCCACAACAAATACAAAATCAATAGCCTCCAGCTTTAGCTGGAGGTTTGTTTTTAAATTAAATTCGACTTTAGCCAAAAAAAGTTAAAGATTAGGCTGAAGCCATTTTTCTAATGTAATTTTGTTCTATATAATTTTATAAAATACATTTCATTTTAATACCTAATGATTACAAAAGCATTACTCGAAGACATTCCAGCATTAACAACTTTAATAAATTCAGCCTACAGAGGCGAAACCTCTAAAAAAGGCTGGACAACCGAAGCGCATTTACTAGAAGGAAAAAGAACCGATGAAGAGGAAATGACCGAAATCTTTCTTGATCCAAAAAATACGATTCTGAAATTTACAGAGAATGACAAAATCATCGGTTCGGTTTTGTTGGTAGAAAAAGGAAATCAATTGTATTTAGGAATGCTGACCGTTTCGCCAGAACTTCAAAATAGTGGAATCGGGAAAAAGCTTTTGGCCGAAGCCGAAAATCATGCTAAAGCACTTGGTTTATCTAGTATCATTATGACGGTCATTTCGGTTCGTGAAGAACTTATTGCGTGGTACAAACGTCACGGTTATGTTGACACAGGCGAAAGAGAAGCTTTTCCTGAAAGTGAAATTCATGTTACGGTTTCTGATGAACCTTTGGAGTTTATTTATTTGGAGAAAAAGATTTAATAAGGTTCAGAGGAACAGAGGTGCAAGGGGACAAAGGTTTTCTGTAGAGACGAACTGAAGTGCGTCTTTTTTATGCCACAGATTAAAAGGATTAAAATGATTTTATCGCAATATTGTCATTTCGACGAAGGAGACCCGAGCAAAAGCGAATAGGCGAAGTAAATCTCCGCAAGTAACTCGACAAAGATTGGATTCTCGTTGTGGAGTTACTTACGGAGATTTCTCCTTCGTCGAAATGACAAGATTGGGGATAATAGCATAAATCAAATCCTTTGTTCCTTTGCAACTATATCTTTTTAACCTACTACAAAACAAGTTCTGTAAACAAACGTTGAATCGTCTTCTCTAAATCTTGAGTCAAACCCGGATGAGGTCTTGAAGTTTGAATTGCAGAACTTCGAATTGCCGTTAACCATCTAAATCTTTCAGGAATTTCAAATTCTGCAATTGGACCACCGTCTTTGGCTCCGCTTGCGATTTTTTCTAGTGAAGTTAAATTGCATTCTAATTGTTCGATATCGAAATCGGCAGAAAGTGCTTGTATTTTTTCTTTATTTAAATGAAAAAGAACTTTTATAAATTTGGCTTTTTTGCAAAACAAAATGATTCCGATATTCAGGAATTCTTCGCGCTCTACCCTTGGCACAACACGAATAACAGCATATTCGTATAAGTGATTATCTTGCATTTTGAGCCTGATTTACAAATATTTCTGAATTCTCTAATCTTGTTTTTAAAAACTGTAAATAAACGTTTCGCAATCCTTCTGGCGTTTCGTCTGCGTCTTCCCACTGAAGCCAATCTTCTGGAATCGTATTTACAATTTCTTCTAAAATTTCTGGTGTTAAAATCGCTTTAAACTCGGCATCGACTTCTTTTAAAAGCGAAGCTTGTGGCAATAAAACGTGATCTTTAATCAATGCAAACGGACTTTTAGCATGTTGTTCCCAATTGTTCCAAGAATGATGAAAATACAAACACGCTCCATGATCAATAAGCCATAATTCTTTATGCCAGATCAACATATTGGTGTTTTTGAAAGTTCTGTCTACGTTGGTAATATATGCATCGAGCCAAACAATTTGCGACGCTAATTTTGCATCGACAGTTGTAACCGCAGGATCAAAAGTTATTGCTCCCGATAAAAAGTGAAGCGCCAAATTTAATCCCTGACTTCCTTGCAGTAAATCCTGAATTTCTTCGTCGGCTTCGGTTCTTCCGAAAGCTTCATCGAGGTTTGCGAATACTAATTCTGGTAATTGCAGTTTTAAAGCTTTTGCTATTTGCCCGCCTACTAATTCGGCTATAAGAGCTTTTACACCGTGTCCAGCTCCTCTAAATTTTAATACGTATTTAAAATCGTCATCGGCTTCTGCCAAAGCGGGTAAAGAACCGCCTTCACGCAGTGGCGTTATATATCGCATGACGTTTACCGTTCTGAGATCGAAGTTTTTCATTTTTAAAAGATTCTAAGATGCTAAGAAACTGAGTTGCTAAGTTTCTAATCTTTGATGTTACAAACTTACGAATTTAGATTTCTGATTTTAGAGTTTAGATTTTAGATTTTTTTTTATTGGGATGAGATTTTTTAACGCAGAGAGCACAGAGATTTTTCGCAAAGTGCGCTAAGTTTTTGAGGT from Flavobacterium sp. YJ01 carries:
- the thrC gene encoding threonine synthase, with translation MKYYSLNHNAPKVSFQEAVIQGLATDKGLYFPESITPLDPSFFDKIESLSHEEIAFEAIKQFVGDEIPAEKLKEIIAETLVFDFPVVKVENGIYSLELFHGPTMAFKDVGARFMSRCLGYFNKDKKDAKNTVLVATSGDTGGAVASGFLGVDGVDVVILYPSGKVSDIQEKQLTTLGQNIKALEVDGVFDDCQDMVKKAFLDETLAHKNLTSANSINIARWLPQMFYFFFAYKALKSQNKPLVFSCPSGNFGNICAGIMAKKLGLPIEHFVASTNVNDTVPRFLENGKYDPKPSKATISNAMDVGNPSNFIRIQELYNNDLKAFEKDFSSYSYTDEETLEALKKIYKTDGYIAEPHGAVGYLGLKKELEKHPNAIGIFLETAHPIKFLDVVEPALGISLPIPAQIESVINEEKVSVKIASYEELKSFLG
- a CDS encoding homoserine kinase, translated to MEIKLFCPATIANLSCGFDVLGLCLDNAGDEMIVRKVDQKGVRITKIVGADLPLETEKNVSGVAALAMLETLGELDFGFEIEIYKNIKAGSGIGSSAASSAGAVFGINELLGKPYSRKDLVQFAMQGEKLASGNAHADNVAPALLGAFTLVRSYSPLDIIRIDSPEELYATVVHPQIELKTSDARSVLKQNVSLKSAITQWGNVGGLVAGLYTKDYDLIGRSLHDEIVEPVRSVLIPGFDQIKQTAYENGALGSGISGSGPSIFALSKGKETAEKIAKAMSDVYEKMNLPYEIHVSKINPDGVRIL
- a CDS encoding GNAT family N-acetyltransferase; this encodes MITKALLEDIPALTTLINSAYRGETSKKGWTTEAHLLEGKRTDEEEMTEIFLDPKNTILKFTENDKIIGSVLLVEKGNQLYLGMLTVSPELQNSGIGKKLLAEAENHAKALGLSSIIMTVISVREELIAWYKRHGYVDTGEREAFPESEIHVTVSDEPLEFIYLEKKI
- the hutH gene encoding histidine ammonia-lyase, producing the protein MREIHYISTETITLETLQEILGNNKMLELSEEAKVNVQKCRDYLDKKMATHTAPIYGINTGFGSLYSVKISNENLSKLQENLVKSHACGTGEEVPAEIVKMMLLLKIQSLSYGHSGVQLITLQRLVDFYNNDILPIIYTQGSLGASGDLAPLAHLSLPLIGEGIVLFEGKKVASAEVLKHFNWEPIVLQSKEGLALLNGTQFMSAYGAHILIKAYKYSYLADLIGTISLEGFDGRIEPFNELIHYIRPHKGQIVTAQRITEFLDGSEIIAQEKKHVQDPYSFRCMPQVHGASKDAIDYVRKVFKTEINSVTDNPNIFIEADQIISGGNFHGQPLALALDFMAIALAELGSISERRTYQLISGLRNLPAFLVDNPGLNSGFMIPQYTAASIASQNKQLATPSSIDSIVSSNGQEDHVSMGANGATKALRILDNLERILAIELLNASQAIAYREPLKSSNFIEMFVNSYREVVPLVKEDRILHNDIENTVLFLKSFQIENDLLTMA
- a CDS encoding DUF3037 domain-containing protein encodes the protein MQDNHLYEYAVIRVVPRVEREEFLNIGIILFCKKAKFIKVLFHLNKEKIQALSADFDIEQLECNLTSLEKIASGAKDGGPIAEFEIPERFRWLTAIRSSAIQTSRPHPGLTQDLEKTIQRLFTELVL
- a CDS encoding carboxypeptidase, whose product is MKKILLSFLLVGFLTAYSQESKPKVTPTPPIAKEENSPSNLTFNPDYQVVTNHTTTIKGQKVSYKATTGTMPVWDEDGKAIAGLFYTYYERSDVKDRDSRPLVISFNGGPGSASVWMQIAYTGPSLLNIDDEGYPLQPYGIKENPYSILDVADIVFVNPVNTAYSRPTSKEIPNSKFFGVNADIKYLADWINGFVTRSNRWASPKYLIGESYGTTRVSGLALQLQNNQWMYLNGVILVSPTDLGISRGVVSDAALKLPYFAATAWYHKMLSPDLQNKDLTDMLPEVENFTINELLPALSKGGSLEEQKRKEIATKMARYSGISEKVILQNNLDVPYDYFWKELLRDQGFTIGRLDSRYKGIDRKDSGESVDFNAELTSWLHSFTPSINLYLRNNLNYKTDFKYNMFGSVHPWDRSNDKTGENLRQAMAQNPYLHVMVQSGYYDGACDYFNAKYDLWQMDPSGRLNNRMSWKGYRSGHMMYLRKADLETANEDIRTFIKQSLPKPSEPAKY
- the thrA gene encoding bifunctional aspartate kinase/homoserine dehydrogenase I; protein product: MKVLKFGGTSVANAQNIKLVLEIVKQKAQQDQLVVVVSALSKVTDLLQSAAAKAAANDESFRDVVAEIEKKHLDTLKELIPVSEQSSLLSHVKRIINHLETLLDGCFLLGELSPRTADTILSFGELLSSFIIAKAYQQINSDAVYKDSRELIKTDNNFGKATVNFEVSNQLIKEYFAENKSKINILPGFIAQTLDGITSTLGRGGSDYTAAIIAGALDAEQLEIWTDVNGMFTANPKIVKQAQPIANISYQEAMELSHFGAKVLYPPTIQPVLRKNIPILIKNTFEPEAVGTLISNQISSNDTVVKGISHIDHISLLTLEGPGMIGVAGSSRRLFEVLSQEKINVIFITQASSEHSICIGILNSDAENAENAINKAFEIEISQNKIDPCYVEKDLCIIALVGENMKNHQGLSGRMFSTLGKNNVNIRAIAQGASERNISTVINERDVKKALNTLHENFFEENTKQLNLFVMGVGNVGEKFIEQIHSQKKFLKDNLKINVRVIALSNSRKMIFDEDGISLKNWDSALSEGEPASIEEFIKKAKELNLRNSIFVDITANATVSEAYEKFLKESIAVVTCNKIACSSAYDNYKKLKSLSRQYNAPFLFETNVGAGLPIIDTVKNLIASGDKVHKIQAVLSGSLNFIFNNFDENNSFHDVVKEAGVQGFTEPDPKIDLSGIDVARKILILIRESGYEMDIDAIANESFLPAECLVTTNNEDFFASLIKHASHFEGIYKEALVKDSRLKYVAQFENGKASVGLQFIPKDHPFYNLEGKDNIVLFYTDRYVDQPLLIKGAGAGAAVTASGIFADVIRIGNI